In the genome of Dermacentor andersoni chromosome 3, qqDerAnde1_hic_scaffold, whole genome shotgun sequence, one region contains:
- the LOC126544575 gene encoding glutathione S-transferase Mu 2-like: MAASVPVVGYTSARGLAQSVRNLLVYKGVHFQDKRYEFGPAPAYEKLGWEADRASLGLTFPNLPYYIDGDVRLTQTVAILRYLGKKHGLDARTDKEAAELWLLEQQSNDLLWALVVTAMNPNATEARKTHEQRLADALPRWQELLRKRRWALGDALTYVDFLLYEALDWNRQFAPDAFANRPELLDYLSRFEKLPKLKEYFASDKYVKWPIMAPYMFWGHK; this comes from the exons ATGGCCGCCAGCGTTCCCGTCGTGGGCTACACCAGTGCCAGGGGCCTGGCCCAGAGCGTCCGCAACCTGCTGGTGTACAAGGGCGTGCACTTCCAGGACAAGCGCTACGAGTTCGGACCGGCGCCGGCGTACGAGAAGCTCGGCTGGGAGGCCGACAGGGCCTCGCTGGGGTTGACGTTCCCCAACCTGCCCTACTACATCGACGGCGACGTGCGACTCACGCAGACGGTCGCCATTCTCCGGTACCTCGGCAAGAAGCACGGTCTCGACGCCAG GACTGACAAGGAGGCCGCGGAGCTGTGGCTTCTGGAGCAGCAGTCCAACGACCTGCTCTGGGCCCTCGTGGTGACCGCCATGAACCCGAACGCGACCGAGGCCCGCAAGACCCACGAGCAGAGGCTGGCCGACGCGCTGCCCCGCTGGCAGGAGCTGCTGAGGAAGCGCCGCTGGGCGCTCGGGGACGCGCTCACCTACGTGGACTTCCTGCTCTACGAGGCGCTCGACTGGAACCGGCAGTTCGCGCCGGACGCGTTCGCCAACCGGCCCGAGCTGCTCGACTACCTGTCGCGCTTCGAGAAGCTGCCCAAGCTGAAGGAGTACTTCGCCTCCGACAAGTACGTCAAGTGGCCCATCATGGCGCCCTACATGTTTTGGGGACACAAATAA